The Episyrphus balteatus chromosome 4, idEpiBalt1.1, whole genome shotgun sequence genome includes a window with the following:
- the LOC129918209 gene encoding delta-1-pyrroline-5-carboxylate synthase, protein MILLRKGFTTSVFVTKNVAPKLNLWRCLSTQNGLFSKNIQHDKRGLISEKKTVTFTERSQLKYAKRLVVKLGSAVITREDSHGLALGRLASIVEQVAECHLEGREVMMVTSGAVAFGSQKLAQELLMSLSMRETLSPKDHHNEAPVLLEPRAAAAVGQSGLMSLYDAMFAQYGVKIAQVLVTKPDFYNEETRNNLFCTLSELISLNIVPIINTNDAVSPPMFIKDDDLPAGSKKGIAIKDNDSLAAMLAAEVQADLLILMSDVDGIYNKPPWEDGAKLMHTYTSNDMRSIEFGKKSKVGTGGMDSKVKAATWALDRGVSVVICNGMQEKAIKTIIGGRKVGTFFTESTEGFSTPVETLAENARTGGRQMQALSPEERANAVNTLADLLVAKQDFILSANALDLAEAEKSGLAKPLMSRLSLNSGKLKNLSVGLKQIADSSHKNVGRVLRKTKLANNLELTQVTVPIGVLLVIFESRPDSLPQVAALAMASANGLLLKGGKEAAYSNKALMELVKESLATVGAEKAVSLVSTREEISDLLSMEEHIDLIIPRGSSELVRNIQEQSVHIPVLGHAEGVCHVYIDKEADLSKALKIARDAKCDYPAACNAMETLLIHEDLMHGTIFNDVCNMLKREGVKIYSGPKLSQQLTFGPPAAKSLRHEYGALECCIEIVKDLDDAIHHIHTYGSSHTDVIVTEDESAAGKFLSTVDSACVFHNASSRFADGFRFGLGAEVGISTARIHARGPVGVEGLLTTKWILKGQDHAAADFAEGGDRVWLHENLPIIS, encoded by the exons ATGATTTTGTTACGCAAAGGATTTACCACATCAGTGTTTGTAACTAAAAATGTTGCTCCCAAATTGAATTTATGGCGTTGTCTTAGTACTCAAAATGGATTATTT AGTAAAAATATCCAACATGATAAACGAGGATTAATCTCAGAGAAGAAAACTGTTACATTTACTGAGAGGAGTCAATTAAAATACGCAAAGCGATTGGTCGTTAAACTTGGTAGCGCTGTCATCACCCGAGAGGATAGTCATGGTCTGGCTTTGGGACGATTGGCTTCAATTGTCGAACAG GTTGCTGAATGTCATTTGGAAGGACGTGAAGTAATGATGGTAACGAGTGGAGCTGTAGCATTTGGTAGTCAAAAACTCGCACAAGAACTATTAATGTCTTTGTCAATGAGAGAAACTCTATCACCAAAGGATCATCataat GAAGCTCCAGTACTATTGGAACCTAGAGCAGCAGCTGCTGTTGGACAATCGGGATTGATGTCCTTATATGATGCTATGTTTGCACAGTATGGAGTTAAGATAGCTcag GTCCTTGTTACAAAACCAGATTTCTACAACGAGGAAACAAGAAATAATCTCTTCTGTACGCTCTCGGAATTGATTAGTTTGAACATCGTTCCAATTATTAATACAAACGATGCCGTATCCCCGCCAATGTTTATTAAGGACGATGATCTACCAGCCGGATCTAAGAAA GGTATTGCTATAAAGGACAATGACAGCTTGGCAGCCATGCTGGCCGCAGAAGTGCAAGCTGATTTACTAATTTTGATGTCAGACGTCGACGGGATTTACAATAAGCCGCCATGGGAGGATGGTGCCAAGTTGATGCACACCTACACTTCCAACGATATGCGAAGCATTGAGTTTGGCAAAAAATCAAAG gttgGAACTGGTGGCATGGATTCGAAAGTTAAAGCAGCTACCTGGGCATTGGATCGGGGTGTGAGTGTTGTCATTTGCAACGGTATGCAAGAGAAGGctattaaaacaataattggTGGCAGGAAGGTTGGAACGTTCTTTACCGAGTCCACAGAAGGATTTTCCACTCCTGTCGAAACTCTAGCTGAAAATG cacgTACTGGTGGCCGACAAATGCAAGCTTTATCTCCAGAGGAAAGAGCTAATGCTGTTAATACACTAGCTGACCTCTTGGTTGCCAAACAAGATTTTATATTGAGTGCCAATGCATTGGATTTGGCTGAAGCTGAAAAAAGTGGTTTAGCTAAACCATTAATGTCAAGGTTGTCATTGAATTctggcaaattgaaaaatttgtcgGTGGGATTGAAACAGATTGCTGATTCAAGTCATAAG aaCGTGGGTCGTGTTTTAAGGAAAACAAAGTTAGCCAACAATTTGGAACTTACACAAGTTACCGTGCCAATTGGTGTGCTGTTGGTTATTTTCGAATCACGTCCAGATTCATTGCCTCAAGTTGCGGCCTTGGCAATGGCATCGGCTAATGGTTTATTGCTTAAGGGTGGCAAGGAAGCAGCTTATAGTAATAAAGCTTTGATGGAATTGGTAAAGGAATCATTAGCAACAGTTGGTGCTGAGAAAGCTGTATCTTTG gtaTCAACTCGTGAAGAAATAAGTGATTTATTGTCAATGGAAGAACATATTGATCTTATTATTCCAAGAGGATCATCGGAATTAGTTCGTAATATTCAAGAACAATCAGTACACATTCCAGTATTGGGACATGCTGAAGGTGTTTGTCACGTTTATATTGACAAAGAAGCTGATTTGAGTAAGGCATTGAAAATTGCCAGAGATGCCAAGTGTGATTATCCAGCAG catgcAATGCCATGGAAACCCTTTTGATTCACGAAGACTTAATGCATGGAACAATTTTCAATGACGTTTGCAACATGCTCAAACGTGAGGGAGTAAAAATCTACTCTGGACCAAAACTTAGCCAACAACTTACCTTCGGTCCACCAGCAGCTAAGAGTTTAAGACACGAATATGGAGCTTTAGAATGTTGCATTGAGATTGTCAAGGATCTTGATGATGCTATACATCATATTCATACTTATGGAAGTAGTCATACAGATGTTATTGTTACTGAAGATg AAAGTGCTGCTGGTAAATTCTTATCAACTGTAGATAGTGCTTGTGTCTTCCATAATGCCAGTTCTCGATTTGCCGATGGTTTCCGATTCGGGTTGGGCGCTGAAGTTGGTATTTCGACAGCAAGAATTCATGCCAGAGGACCAGTTGGAGTTGAGGGTTTGTTGACAACAAAATGGATTCTCAAGGGTCAGGATCATGCTGCAGCTGATTTTGCTGAAGGCGGTGATCGAGTTTGGTTGCATGAGAATTTGCCAATTATTTCTTAG